The window TAGCAAAAAACTACCTATATTTTATAACTATTTTCTATATTAAATAATTTTTGATTTATCTAAAAATTGCCTATCATTTTATTTAACTCGGATAAAAGTATTCTAAAGTTTGATTTATTATAATACTTTCTTTTATCCGCGGGGAGCAATGAAGCCAATTTAACTTTATAATCGTTTGTTTTTAGATTTAATATTTTATTTTTTATTTTTTCAGCGGTATTTTTATCTAAATTTAATTTTATCCCCTTCTTAATTAAAAACTCCAGATCGTAAACATCTCTAATTTCGGTTCTATCGAGAAAAGCGTTTGTTTTTTCAATCATCATATCTTCAAGCGATATGGCGCTTAAAATTATTTGAATATTACTATTATGAGAATAGGCTATGGTTTTAACCGGCTTTATTTTCTTTTGTTCTTTTCTTATCTCAATTTTTAGCGACCTGGGATAACTTTCTTTTTTAAATTCAAACAACATCGTAAAATGTTTATTAAAAATATCTTTTACCGTATAATTATCGTTTATTAACTTTTTTATTTTATTAAAAACTTCAATCTCATCAGTATTATCTTTTAGCCAAAAATCCAGATCAACCGAATATCTATCTAATCCGTAACATAATCTCAGCATTGTTCCGCCGACAAAGATTAACTT of the Elusimicrobiota bacterium genome contains:
- a CDS encoding nucleotidyl transferase AbiEii/AbiGii toxin family protein; protein product: MQDLIKHEQFEMEVLERLYNAKILPKLIFVGGTMLRLCYGLDRYSVDLDFWLKDNTDEIEVFNKIKKLINDNYTVKDIFNKHFTMLFEFKKESYPRSLKIEIRKEQKKIKPVKTIAYSHNSNIQIILSAISLEDMMIEKTNAFLDRTEIRDVYDLEFLIKKGIKLNLDKNTAEKIKNKILNLKTNDYKVKLASLLPADKRKYYNKSNFRILLSELNKMIGNF